One genomic segment of Chiloscyllium punctatum isolate Juve2018m chromosome 32, sChiPun1.3, whole genome shotgun sequence includes these proteins:
- the wnt16 gene encoding protein Wnt-16: MEKGASFGLFRCCMLFAVIPILFPYHCQGNWMWLGSTASGITEKMGCLGLPLSNKQKDLCKRKPNLLPTIKEGARIGIYECQNQFKHERWNCSITNDYSVFGYELTSGTKESAFILAVMAAGLVHSVTRACSAGNLTECSCDRSRQSGGSADEGWHWGGCSDDIQYGLAFSRKFIHSSEKPSSPDLAGEKEARETMILHNSEAGRQAVSKLLSVNCRCHGVSGSCAVKTCWKTMSSFDKIGQFLKEKYEHSVQILDRSKKKVRRKDKVQRKVPVNRDDLVHIKKSPNYCVEDKKLGIHGTRGRQCNRTSPAADGCNLLCCGRGYNTHVVRHVERCDCKFVWCCYVRCRRCETMTDVHTCK, from the exons ATGGAGAAAGGGGCTTCTTTTGGATTATTTCGGTGTTGTATGTTATTCGCAGTAATCCCAATACTCTTTCCCTACCACTGTCAAGGAAATTGGAT GTGGTTAGGATCCACAGCCAGTGGAATCACCGAGAAGATGGGGTGTCTAGGTTTGCCACTTTCAAACAAACAGAAAGATCTGTGTAAAAGAAAGCCCAATCTTTTGCCGACTATTAAAGAAGGGGCACGCATTGGTATTTATGAATGCCAGAATCAGTTTAAACACGAGAGATGGAACTGCTCAATTACAAATGATTACTCTGTCTTTGGCTACGAGCTAACCAGTG GTACGAAGGAAAGTGCCTTCATCCTGGCGGTGATGGCGGCGGGACTGGTGCACTCGGTGACCCGAGCGTGCAGCGCCGGCAACCTGACCGAGTGTTCGTGTGACAGGAGCCGGCAGAGCGGGGGATCCGCCGATGAGGGCTGGCACTGGGGCGGCTGTTCCGACGACATCCAGTACGGCCTGGCGTTCAGCAGGAAATTCATCCACTCGAGCGAGAAACCCTCGAGCCCCGATCTCGCAGGAGAGAAGGAAGCTCGGGAAACCATGATCCTGCATAACTCCGAGGCTGGCCGCcag GCAGTGTCCAAGTTGCTGTCTGTGAACTGCCGTTGTCATGGAGTTTCTGGCTCATGTGCTGTGAAGACTTGTTGGAAGACCATGTCATCCTTCGACAAAATCGGTCAATTTCTGAAAGAGAAATACGAGCACAGCGTCCAGATCTTGGACAGATCAAAGAAAAAAGTGCGTCGCAAAGATAAGGTGCAGCGTAAAGTGCCTGTGAACAGGGACGATCTAGTGCATATTAAAAAGTCACCAAATTATTGTGTGGAGGATAAGAAGCTTGGGATCCATGGGACTCGGGGAAGGCAATGCAACCGCACCTCACCAGCCGCTGATGGTTGCAACTTGCTGTGCTGTGGCCGGGGATATAACACACATGTAGTCCGGCACGTGGAACGGTGTGACTGTAAGTTTGTGTGGTGTTGCTACGTGCGCTGTCGGAGATGTGAAACCATGACTGATGTGCACACCTGCAAATAG